One part of the Nitrospira defluvii genome encodes these proteins:
- a CDS encoding Rieske (2Fe-2S) protein yields MGELIRIAGTADVKPGAGMVAEVNGKAIAVFNVDGAFYAIDNTCVHRGGPLGEGDVEGDVVSCPWHNWQFNVKTGSCLNNPSAKVTAYEVTVEGTDIKVKL; encoded by the coding sequence ATGGGCGAGTTGATCAGAATTGCAGGAACCGCTGACGTGAAGCCGGGAGCCGGCATGGTCGCGGAAGTCAACGGAAAGGCCATCGCCGTGTTCAATGTCGACGGTGCGTTTTACGCCATCGACAACACCTGTGTCCACCGTGGCGGACCGCTGGGCGAGGGTGACGTGGAAGGTGATGTGGTGTCCTGCCCGTGGCACAACTGGCAATTCAACGTGAAGACCGGGAGTTGTCTGAACAATCCCTCGGCCAAGGTGACCGCCTACGAAGTCACGGTCGAAGGTACGGACATTAAAGTCAAGCTGTGA
- a CDS encoding Mrp/NBP35 family ATP-binding protein, translating into MAEEQSGAPHQDEAAAKQNIIPGVKHVVAISSGKGGVGKSTVSVNLAVALALTGAKVGLLDADIYGPNIPMMMGVEKPPEQKDGKIAPAESHGVKLISMGFFVPEDTAVVWRGPMVHTAIQQLFRDVLWGELDYLLIDLPPGTGDAQLTLTQLVPLSGAVTVTTPQEVALHDVRKGMMMFQKVNVPLLGIVENMSFFVCGHCGERTEIFSHGGGERAAEKLGIPFLGRVPIDPVIRAGGDTGNPIVVAKPESPQAQAFREIAAKLAAALQTGGVSATKSRIESLLDKIKRPATGR; encoded by the coding sequence ATGGCAGAGGAACAATCCGGCGCACCGCACCAGGATGAGGCGGCCGCCAAGCAGAATATTATCCCCGGCGTCAAACACGTCGTCGCCATCAGCAGCGGTAAGGGCGGGGTCGGCAAGTCCACCGTGTCGGTCAATCTGGCGGTCGCCCTCGCGCTGACCGGCGCCAAGGTCGGCTTGTTGGATGCTGATATCTACGGCCCCAACATCCCGATGATGATGGGCGTGGAGAAACCCCCCGAACAGAAAGACGGCAAGATCGCCCCGGCGGAAAGCCACGGCGTCAAACTGATCTCGATGGGGTTTTTCGTCCCGGAAGACACGGCGGTGGTCTGGCGCGGTCCGATGGTGCACACCGCGATCCAACAACTCTTCCGGGATGTGTTATGGGGCGAGTTGGACTACTTGCTGATCGACTTGCCGCCCGGCACGGGGGACGCCCAACTCACGCTGACCCAGCTCGTTCCCCTGTCGGGCGCCGTCACGGTCACGACCCCGCAGGAAGTGGCCCTGCATGATGTGCGCAAGGGCATGATGATGTTCCAGAAGGTCAATGTGCCGCTGCTTGGTATCGTGGAGAATATGAGCTTTTTCGTCTGCGGCCATTGCGGAGAACGGACGGAAATTTTCTCCCATGGCGGAGGGGAGCGCGCGGCCGAGAAGCTGGGTATTCCGTTCCTGGGGCGGGTGCCGATCGATCCCGTCATTCGCGCAGGCGGGGATACCGGCAACCCCATCGTCGTCGCCAAGCCCGAGTCCCCACAAGCGCAGGCCTTTCGCGAGATCGCGGCCAAACTCGCCGCAGCCTTGCAAACGGGCGGCGTATCGGCGACCAAGAGTCGCATCGAGAGTTTATTAGACAAAATTAAACGACCGGCTACGGGTCGCTGA
- a CDS encoding acyl-CoA desaturase, translating into MADSSTQPVCWGTVALFTTITVLTVIGVPLFAYFYDYTMLDWTLLAILYVVTGMGITVGYHRMITHRSFESHPWVKACLLVMGGWAVQNSALLWCADHIRHHAYTDEEADPYNATKGFWHSHVGWLFKNTPYREDRFAAKLRTDSMVMWQHRHYWLIVASGLLLPFVAGYLNGGFTGGLGCFLLAGVLRTVLVLNSTFTINSLCHMVGTQPHGTQDSSRDSWLISFISFGEGYHNYHHTYSHDYRNGSKWYNFDPSKWLIYSLSLLGLTYNLHRERPERLQAPSA; encoded by the coding sequence ATGGCCGACTCATCCACACAACCCGTCTGCTGGGGCACGGTAGCCCTCTTCACCACGATCACGGTTCTGACTGTCATCGGGGTTCCGCTCTTCGCCTATTTTTATGACTACACGATGCTGGACTGGACGCTGTTGGCCATCCTCTATGTGGTGACCGGCATGGGGATCACGGTGGGGTACCACCGTATGATCACCCATCGCAGCTTCGAGAGCCATCCCTGGGTGAAGGCCTGCCTCCTGGTGATGGGCGGGTGGGCCGTCCAGAATTCCGCGCTGCTCTGGTGCGCCGACCACATTCGCCACCACGCATATACGGACGAGGAAGCCGATCCGTACAATGCGACCAAGGGCTTCTGGCACAGCCATGTCGGCTGGTTGTTCAAGAACACGCCCTATCGAGAAGACCGGTTCGCAGCCAAACTGCGCACCGATTCAATGGTGATGTGGCAACATCGGCATTATTGGCTGATCGTCGCCTCCGGCCTCCTCCTGCCCTTTGTCGCCGGATACCTGAACGGCGGTTTCACCGGCGGGCTCGGTTGTTTCCTCCTTGCCGGAGTGCTGCGCACGGTACTCGTACTGAACTCCACCTTCACCATCAACTCGCTCTGTCACATGGTCGGCACCCAACCGCACGGGACGCAGGACAGCAGCCGCGACAGCTGGCTCATCTCCTTCATCAGTTTCGGCGAGGGCTACCACAACTATCACCATACGTACTCCCACGATTACCGGAATGGATCGAAATGGTACAATTTCGACCCATCAAAATGGTTGATCTACTCGCTCTCGCTGCTGGGCCTGACCTATAACCTGCACAGAGAACGCCCCGAACGGCTCCAAGCCCCTTCTGCCTAG
- a CDS encoding proline dehydrogenase family protein, translating to MTLDPALLEPRIRAIGEDLASRSSGMSPGLFDSRWWSQAAINLAMKDPAFKAQLFRFIDVLPSLKDDAQVVRLAEEYFGELSDQLFGAQWGLKALAATTFGAALSGKAIRHQVEQMATSFIAGASVDQALPTLQRLWGQGRAFSVDLLGEASVNEREADAYRDRCLAALRRLGEVCPAWSSSPLLERDHLGPLPRIQFSIKISALYSQLDPIDFESSYRAVAARLRPLLNVAGTLPASIIFDMEQAETKELILSIFMQLFDEEPYRTFPHAGIALQAYRTDTQEDVRRLLAWTKARQVPITIRLVKGAYWDSDAIRYRQRGWPMPLFEQKSQTDVNYESLVRVLLEQSHLIRPAFGTHNLRSLAVVEAVAEALRLPTAAWEYQMIYGMAEPFQHAMSDRGRRLRLYAPVGALLPGMAYLVRRLLENTSNESFLRKEYVESQPLSLLLSPPGVVPNHAASVRPTGHDGTHPAEAEFMNEPVSDFSRVPVRQAMAAALDHRRALLGQRLDVMKLALHPPTGPDLSSFNPSRPGELVSVVSSYQPPDVASLVKAAERHADAWKERSVADRVAVMRKAASLMRAQRWELAALEVYEEGKPWREADADIAEAIDFLEYYARDMARLDPPPHLGRYPGELNELYWTARGLTAVIAPWNFPLAIPTGMVAAALVAGNPVLFKPSERASAIGYQLVRILLDAGVPKGLLQYVPGGPDLGRELVISAAVRTIAFTGSKDVGLSIIEAASTLQPGQHVVKRVIAEMGGKNAIIVDETADLDEAVTGVVQSFTSYAGQKCSACSRVIVSDMVHDAFLDRLSDAVMSLRIGTADDPATQVGPVIDSRAKRRILDYIEIGRREGRVVVDRSTEGPGYTVGPVVIADIEPNHRLAQEEIFGPVLAVMRAASFEQALHLANGTAYALTGGLYSRSPRHIARAREAFDVGNLYINRAITGALVGRQPFGGHRLSGVGAKAGGDDYVKQFLVARVVSEQTLRRGFVPTL from the coding sequence ATGACGCTCGACCCTGCCCTGCTCGAACCCCGTATTCGTGCCATCGGTGAAGATTTAGCCAGCCGGTCCAGCGGGATGTCGCCCGGTCTGTTCGATTCCCGTTGGTGGTCGCAGGCGGCGATCAACCTGGCGATGAAGGACCCGGCGTTCAAGGCACAGTTGTTTCGTTTCATCGATGTGCTGCCGTCGCTCAAGGATGATGCGCAGGTCGTGCGGCTGGCCGAGGAATACTTCGGCGAGTTGAGCGACCAGTTGTTCGGCGCACAGTGGGGGTTGAAGGCCCTCGCCGCCACGACGTTCGGCGCGGCGCTCAGCGGCAAGGCCATCCGGCATCAGGTGGAACAGATGGCGACCAGTTTTATTGCCGGAGCCTCCGTCGATCAAGCCCTGCCCACTCTCCAGCGGCTTTGGGGCCAGGGCCGCGCCTTCTCGGTGGATCTTCTGGGCGAGGCCAGCGTGAATGAACGGGAGGCGGATGCCTACCGCGACCGTTGCCTGGCCGCCTTGCGACGTCTGGGCGAGGTCTGTCCTGCCTGGTCCTCCTCTCCGTTGCTGGAGCGAGACCATCTCGGGCCACTTCCCCGCATCCAATTCTCGATCAAGATTTCCGCGCTCTATTCGCAGCTCGATCCGATTGATTTCGAAAGCAGTTACCGCGCGGTGGCTGCGCGGTTGAGGCCGCTGCTGAATGTCGCGGGCACACTCCCCGCCTCCATCATCTTCGATATGGAGCAGGCGGAGACCAAGGAGCTGATCCTCAGCATCTTCATGCAGCTCTTCGACGAGGAGCCGTACCGCACCTTTCCCCATGCGGGGATTGCGCTCCAGGCCTACCGCACCGACACGCAGGAGGATGTGCGGAGGTTGCTTGCCTGGACGAAGGCGCGCCAGGTTCCCATCACAATTCGCCTGGTGAAGGGCGCCTACTGGGATTCTGATGCGATCCGCTATCGCCAGCGCGGCTGGCCGATGCCCCTGTTCGAACAGAAATCCCAGACCGACGTGAATTATGAATCGCTGGTTCGTGTGTTGCTGGAACAGTCACACCTGATCAGACCGGCGTTCGGGACGCACAATTTGCGAAGTCTGGCGGTAGTCGAAGCGGTGGCCGAGGCCCTCAGATTACCGACGGCAGCTTGGGAATATCAGATGATCTACGGCATGGCGGAACCGTTTCAGCATGCGATGAGTGATCGGGGTCGCCGCCTGCGACTCTATGCGCCGGTTGGAGCATTGCTGCCGGGCATGGCCTATCTCGTGCGCCGGTTGTTGGAGAACACCTCCAACGAGTCGTTCTTGCGCAAGGAGTATGTGGAGTCACAGCCCTTGTCCCTGCTGTTGTCCCCTCCCGGCGTCGTTCCGAACCACGCTGCTTCTGTTAGGCCGACCGGTCACGACGGGACTCACCCCGCCGAAGCTGAGTTCATGAATGAGCCGGTCTCCGATTTCTCTCGTGTCCCGGTCCGGCAGGCGATGGCCGCGGCTCTCGATCACCGACGCGCCCTGCTTGGACAGCGTCTCGATGTGATGAAGCTGGCCTTGCATCCTCCGACCGGTCCGGACCTGTCCTCCTTCAATCCGAGCCGACCGGGTGAACTCGTGTCGGTCGTGTCGAGTTATCAACCTCCCGATGTCGCGTCACTGGTGAAGGCGGCTGAGCGTCACGCAGATGCGTGGAAGGAACGGTCGGTTGCCGATCGTGTCGCGGTAATGCGCAAGGCCGCCTCCCTGATGCGGGCGCAACGCTGGGAGCTCGCGGCCTTGGAAGTGTACGAGGAGGGAAAACCTTGGCGGGAGGCTGATGCCGACATTGCCGAGGCGATCGATTTTCTGGAGTATTACGCGCGGGACATGGCACGGCTCGATCCTCCGCCGCATTTGGGCCGGTATCCCGGTGAACTCAATGAGCTGTACTGGACGGCGCGTGGGCTTACCGCGGTGATCGCGCCGTGGAATTTTCCCCTCGCGATACCGACTGGCATGGTGGCGGCGGCCTTGGTCGCAGGCAATCCGGTGCTCTTCAAGCCATCGGAGCGCGCCTCGGCTATCGGCTACCAACTGGTGCGAATTCTGTTAGACGCCGGGGTGCCGAAGGGGCTGTTGCAATACGTTCCGGGAGGACCTGATCTAGGGCGTGAGTTGGTGATCTCGGCGGCGGTGCGGACGATTGCCTTTACCGGTTCGAAAGACGTGGGGCTCAGTATCATCGAGGCAGCATCCACGCTACAACCGGGGCAGCATGTCGTGAAGCGGGTCATTGCCGAAATGGGCGGAAAGAACGCCATCATCGTCGATGAAACCGCGGACCTCGACGAAGCGGTCACCGGCGTGGTGCAGTCGTTTACCAGCTATGCCGGGCAGAAATGTTCCGCCTGCTCACGGGTGATCGTGTCGGACATGGTGCACGACGCTTTCCTCGACCGGTTAAGTGATGCCGTGATGAGCCTGCGCATCGGCACGGCCGACGATCCTGCCACGCAGGTCGGGCCGGTCATCGATTCACGCGCCAAGCGGCGCATTCTGGACTACATCGAAATCGGGCGGCGTGAGGGACGCGTGGTGGTGGATCGGTCGACGGAGGGGCCCGGGTATACAGTTGGTCCGGTGGTGATCGCGGACATCGAACCAAACCACCGGCTGGCCCAAGAAGAGATTTTTGGTCCAGTGCTGGCCGTGATGCGAGCCGCGTCGTTTGAGCAGGCGCTGCATCTGGCCAACGGCACGGCCTATGCGCTGACCGGCGGACTCTATTCGCGCAGTCCCCGGCACATAGCGCGTGCCCGTGAGGCGTTCGATGTCGGGAATCTGTACATCAACCGCGCCATCACCGGTGCGTTGGTCGGTCGTCAGCCGTTCGGCGGACACCGGCTATCGGGCGTCGGTGCGAAGGCTGGGGGCGACGACTATGTGAAGCAATTCCTGGTCGCCCGCGTGGTCAGCGAACAGACCCTCCGGCGCGGATTCGTTCCGACCCTGTAG
- a CDS encoding SDR family oxidoreductase codes for MPDTYSSSSFPTPQSRTVLVTGASGGIGRRLCLAFARDGFWVGVHYFSHREAAEDTLAELTAAGGQGDLFQADIRCRDDVQAMVDDLQRRRGRLDVLLCNAGIAASHLVVRFPEADWQRIIETNLSGTYRSMTAAAAVMTTGGGSILVIGSYAGLHGTFGQGAYAASKAGLLGLVQTAAREWGPYNIRVNLACPGWQPTGLAGESYPSVEHLQDHVLGRVSNLNDVSMTICRLAQLPDVSGQVWNLDSRIV; via the coding sequence ATGCCGGATACATACTCATCCTCTTCTTTCCCAACTCCTCAGTCCCGTACGGTACTCGTGACCGGCGCGTCGGGCGGGATCGGTCGCCGCCTCTGTCTCGCATTCGCACGCGACGGGTTTTGGGTGGGCGTCCATTATTTCAGTCACCGAGAAGCGGCGGAAGACACCCTTGCTGAATTGACGGCAGCTGGTGGACAGGGTGACTTGTTCCAGGCGGATATCCGTTGTCGAGACGACGTGCAGGCGATGGTCGACGACCTGCAGCGCAGGCGTGGCCGGTTGGATGTGCTGCTCTGCAATGCCGGGATCGCGGCCAGCCATTTGGTGGTGCGCTTCCCGGAAGCAGACTGGCAGCGGATCATCGAGACAAACCTGAGCGGGACCTATCGCAGCATGACAGCGGCGGCCGCCGTGATGACGACCGGAGGCGGGTCCATCCTTGTGATTGGCTCGTATGCCGGGTTGCACGGAACGTTCGGACAGGGCGCCTATGCAGCCTCGAAGGCCGGACTCCTCGGCCTGGTGCAGACTGCGGCCCGCGAATGGGGGCCGTACAATATCCGGGTCAACCTCGCCTGCCCTGGATGGCAACCAACCGGTCTGGCCGGCGAGTCCTATCCTTCCGTTGAGCACTTGCAGGATCATGTGCTGGGGCGGGTATCCAACCTGAATGATGTGAGCATGACCATCTGTCGGCTGGCGCAACTGCCGGACGTGTCCGGGCAGGTGTGGAATTTGGACAGCCGGATTGTCTGA
- the bioD gene encoding dethiobiotin synthase yields the protein MGNGVFVAGTDTGVGKTLVSAALVRRLVRLGCSAGVMKPVETGVSSGSPDQSDAARLMATAHVNDSLDLVSPYRFPLPLAPLSAASAERQRIDQDLIMDRYEQLAVRHHCMVVEGAGGLLVPMGQDWDLRELIVRLRLPVILVGRVGLGGINHALLTLEALEHRKIPVVALMLNEPAFPGGPIQAEQQRSTVALLRERVSVPLLGPLPYQSRADCAWPDAVDAAADSLPVRELAEMVLTMVAGRS from the coding sequence ATGGGTAACGGCGTATTTGTCGCGGGAACGGATACGGGAGTTGGAAAAACACTCGTGTCTGCCGCGCTGGTTCGGAGGCTTGTGCGGCTGGGCTGTTCGGCCGGCGTGATGAAGCCGGTGGAAACCGGCGTGTCTTCCGGCTCTCCGGATCAAAGCGATGCGGCCCGGTTGATGGCGACCGCTCACGTGAATGATTCGCTCGATCTGGTGTCACCCTATCGCTTTCCTTTGCCGCTGGCGCCGTTGTCCGCCGCCTCCGCCGAACGACAGAGGATCGATCAAGACCTCATCATGGATCGTTACGAGCAGTTGGCTGTGCGGCACCACTGTATGGTGGTGGAAGGCGCCGGTGGTCTGCTCGTACCGATGGGCCAGGATTGGGATCTCCGCGAATTGATCGTCCGCCTCCGGTTGCCGGTCATTCTGGTTGGGCGGGTTGGGCTTGGCGGGATCAACCACGCGCTGCTGACCTTGGAAGCGCTCGAGCATCGCAAGATTCCCGTCGTGGCGTTGATGTTGAATGAACCAGCGTTTCCCGGCGGTCCCATTCAAGCGGAACAGCAGAGATCCACGGTGGCGTTGTTGCGCGAGCGGGTCTCGGTGCCGTTGCTCGGTCCGCTCCCCTATCAGTCTCGTGCGGATTGCGCGTGGCCTGATGCGGTCGATGCGGCCGCCGACAGTCTTCCGGTCAGGGAGTTGGCCGAGATGGTCCTGACCATGGTTGCTGGAAGGTCTTGA
- the thiE gene encoding thiamine phosphate synthase gives MYLVLDPSVRPDRPLVDVLRQAAALGVRLFQYRDKQATMKAAYTQALALRQAATEVGACLIINDRCDLALAVNADGVHLGQDDLPVADARRLLGPEKLIGLSTHGPEQVRQAIQLKPDYIGFGPIFSTATKADHDPVVGLEGLRAARTLTTLPMFAIGGITADRVGDILAAGANGVAVISAILKAQDLEQAIKTFQQPWSGPSRPTP, from the coding sequence TTGTATCTCGTCTTAGACCCGAGCGTCCGGCCTGATCGTCCGCTCGTCGACGTGCTGCGCCAGGCCGCGGCCTTGGGTGTCCGCCTCTTTCAATATCGCGACAAACAGGCCACGATGAAAGCCGCATATACCCAGGCTCTGGCTCTGCGCCAGGCCGCCACGGAGGTCGGAGCCTGCCTGATCATCAACGATCGTTGCGACCTCGCCTTGGCCGTGAACGCAGATGGCGTGCATCTCGGTCAGGACGATCTGCCCGTCGCCGATGCGCGACGGCTGTTGGGGCCAGAGAAGCTGATTGGGCTGTCGACCCATGGGCCGGAACAGGTTCGGCAGGCCATACAGCTCAAGCCGGACTATATCGGGTTCGGCCCGATCTTCAGTACGGCCACCAAGGCCGATCACGATCCTGTCGTCGGGCTGGAGGGGTTGCGTGCGGCCCGCACACTGACCACCTTGCCTATGTTTGCGATTGGCGGCATCACGGCTGACCGGGTTGGAGATATCCTCGCGGCAGGAGCGAACGGAGTGGCGGTCATCTCGGCAATTCTCAAGGCTCAGGACCTCGAACAGGCGATCAAGACCTTCCAGCAACCATGGTCAGGACCATCTCGGCCAACTCCCTGA
- the accC gene encoding acetyl-CoA carboxylase biotin carboxylase subunit — MFKKVLVANRGEIALRVIRACKELGVKTVAIHSEADAASLHVRAADEHVCVGPPEAALSYRNIPNVLSAAEVTGADAIHPGYGFLSENAHFAEVCESIGVKFIGPTSENIALMGDKSKAREVVAKKGLPVTPGSPGELRSEQDAQEAAKTIGFPVIIKASAGGGGRGMRVVNKPEELTRAFQAAQAEAKSTFGHDGVYLERYFLEPRHIEVQIVADNRGHVVHLGERDCSIQRRHQKLVEETPSPAIDERLRREIGRTAVEAVKAIRYCNVGTVEFLLDKDRNFFFMEVNTRIQVEHPITEMVTGIDLVKEQIRIASGMPLSFKQPDIKLNGHSFECRINAEDPEKFTPCPGQITKYSAPGGLGIRVDSAMEPNATVVPYYDSLIAKLITHGRDRQEAMARMRRALDEFVIEGIKTTIPLHRKIFNDPDFQKGHVSTTFLDRFLAGQSS; from the coding sequence GTGTTTAAAAAAGTGCTGGTTGCCAATCGCGGAGAAATCGCCCTCCGGGTCATCCGGGCGTGCAAAGAACTCGGCGTCAAGACCGTCGCGATTCATTCCGAAGCCGACGCGGCAAGCCTGCACGTGCGAGCGGCGGATGAACATGTGTGCGTCGGCCCACCCGAAGCCGCCCTCAGCTATCGCAACATCCCGAATGTGCTCAGTGCCGCGGAAGTCACCGGCGCGGATGCCATTCATCCAGGATACGGGTTCCTGTCTGAGAATGCGCACTTCGCTGAAGTCTGCGAATCGATCGGCGTCAAGTTCATCGGCCCGACCTCTGAAAACATCGCCTTGATGGGCGATAAATCCAAAGCCCGTGAAGTCGTGGCCAAGAAAGGTCTTCCGGTCACCCCTGGTAGTCCAGGCGAACTCCGGAGCGAACAGGATGCGCAAGAAGCCGCCAAGACGATCGGCTTTCCCGTCATCATCAAGGCCTCGGCGGGCGGAGGCGGACGCGGCATGCGCGTGGTGAACAAGCCAGAGGAATTGACGCGCGCGTTCCAGGCAGCGCAAGCCGAAGCCAAGTCCACGTTTGGGCACGACGGCGTCTATCTCGAACGGTACTTCCTCGAACCGCGGCATATCGAAGTACAGATCGTGGCCGACAACCGTGGCCATGTCGTGCACCTCGGCGAACGTGACTGCTCGATCCAACGGCGCCACCAGAAGCTGGTGGAAGAAACCCCGTCGCCGGCCATCGATGAACGGCTCCGTCGCGAAATCGGACGAACTGCGGTCGAGGCCGTCAAAGCCATCCGCTATTGCAACGTCGGTACGGTGGAATTTCTCCTCGACAAGGACCGCAATTTCTTCTTCATGGAAGTGAACACGCGTATCCAGGTCGAGCATCCCATCACCGAAATGGTCACCGGCATCGACTTGGTCAAGGAACAGATCCGTATCGCCTCGGGCATGCCGCTCTCGTTCAAGCAACCGGACATCAAACTGAACGGGCACAGTTTTGAGTGCCGGATCAATGCCGAAGACCCGGAGAAATTTACGCCCTGCCCCGGGCAGATCACGAAATACTCCGCCCCCGGCGGATTAGGCATCCGGGTCGATTCCGCCATGGAACCCAATGCGACCGTGGTCCCGTACTACGATTCGCTGATCGCCAAACTCATCACCCATGGCCGGGATCGCCAGGAAGCCATGGCGAGGATGCGCCGGGCCCTGGATGAGTTTGTCATCGAGGGAATCAAGACGACAATTCCGCTTCACCGGAAGATTTTCAACGATCCGGATTTCCAAAAGGGGCATGTCTCCACGACGTTCCTCGATCGCTTTCTCGCCGGCCAGTCCTCCTAG
- the accB gene encoding acetyl-CoA carboxylase biotin carboxyl carrier protein codes for MSPSRKKTGKSRNAGKPIVIPSAFAPRPSGADQMLLQPEHAAHIQQLADLLKRNHLTELEIERSGVRIRLRHEPTVRATTTHTVETVQHPSTSSGTAPVAQAHQPADTDGLVTITSPIVGTFYRSPSPDADPYVEEGDYVRKGQVLCIVEAMKLMNEIESEADGRITKILAESTKPVEYGQPLFLIDPGATP; via the coding sequence TTGAGCCCATCACGTAAAAAGACCGGAAAGAGCCGGAACGCCGGCAAACCGATTGTCATTCCGAGCGCCTTCGCCCCTCGCCCGTCGGGAGCCGACCAGATGCTGCTGCAGCCGGAACATGCGGCGCACATTCAGCAATTGGCCGACCTGTTGAAGCGCAATCACCTCACAGAATTGGAAATCGAACGCAGCGGGGTGCGCATTCGTCTCCGGCACGAACCGACCGTTCGCGCCACTACAACGCACACCGTCGAAACGGTACAACACCCATCGACCTCGTCCGGCACGGCTCCGGTGGCGCAAGCCCACCAACCCGCGGACACCGATGGCTTAGTCACGATTACGTCGCCAATCGTCGGCACCTTCTATCGATCGCCGTCCCCCGATGCCGATCCCTATGTGGAGGAGGGGGATTACGTCCGGAAGGGCCAGGTCTTGTGCATCGTGGAAGCGATGAAGCTGATGAACGAGATCGAGTCCGAGGCCGACGGACGGATCACCAAAATTTTGGCGGAAAGCACCAAACCTGTCGAATATGGACAACCGCTCTTCCTGATCGACCCCGGCGCCACACCCTAG
- the efp gene encoding elongation factor P — protein sequence MISTAEFRNGSPLMVEGQPFYIVEFQHVKPGKGGAFVRTKLKSYLSGNVLDRTFRSGEKFDTPQIEECDMQFLYATNDSYTFMDTETFEQSTYEKSQLGSNADLLKENMIAKILIYEHKPITVVLPNFIELKVVDGEPGVRGDTASGGSKPVTVETGATIKVPLYLEIGETIRIDTRTREFVERVR from the coding sequence GTGATTTCGACCGCAGAGTTTCGGAACGGCAGCCCGTTAATGGTAGAAGGCCAACCCTTTTATATCGTGGAATTCCAGCACGTCAAACCCGGCAAGGGGGGGGCATTTGTCCGGACGAAGCTGAAGAGTTATCTTTCCGGCAACGTCCTCGACCGGACCTTCCGTTCGGGAGAAAAATTCGACACGCCCCAGATCGAAGAATGCGACATGCAGTTCCTCTACGCCACGAACGACTCCTACACGTTCATGGATACGGAGACCTTCGAGCAGTCGACTTACGAAAAAAGTCAGTTGGGCAGCAATGCCGACCTGCTCAAAGAAAACATGATCGCCAAGATCCTCATCTACGAGCACAAGCCGATTACGGTCGTGTTGCCGAACTTCATCGAGCTGAAGGTGGTAGACGGCGAACCGGGTGTTCGAGGCGACACGGCCTCCGGCGGAAGCAAACCGGTGACGGTTGAAACCGGCGCCACGATCAAGGTGCCGCTGTACCTGGAAATCGGGGAAACCATCCGCATCGATACCAGAACCCGTGAATTTGTGGAGCGCGTGCGTTGA
- the aroQ gene encoding type II 3-dehydroquinate dehydratase, producing the protein MRLLVLHGPNLNLLGTREPSVYGQMSLPDINKSIARRAGELGIAVQTKQTNMEGELVTWIQNARGHFDGIIINPAAYTHTSIAIRDAIAAVALPTVEVHLSNIHQREEFRHHSFIAAVALGQIAGFGPTGYLLALEALTAHLEAGGTPSRSRTDVKKHLTTSRR; encoded by the coding sequence CTGCGGCTGCTTGTGCTTCATGGTCCCAATCTCAATCTCCTGGGCACGCGAGAACCGTCCGTCTACGGGCAGATGTCGTTACCGGACATCAACAAGTCCATCGCCCGCCGTGCCGGCGAGTTGGGGATTGCGGTACAGACCAAGCAAACCAATATGGAAGGGGAGCTGGTCACCTGGATTCAGAACGCCCGTGGGCATTTCGACGGCATCATCATCAATCCGGCTGCGTATACCCACACCAGCATTGCGATTCGTGATGCGATTGCCGCCGTTGCACTGCCCACGGTGGAAGTTCACTTGTCGAACATTCATCAGCGAGAGGAGTTTCGCCACCACTCCTTCATCGCGGCGGTCGCCCTGGGCCAGATTGCCGGATTCGGTCCGACCGGGTATCTGCTGGCCTTGGAAGCCTTGACCGCCCATCTTGAAGCAGGTGGCACACCGTCGCGCTCGCGCACGGACGTGAAGAAGCACCTTACGACTTCGCGCCGTTGA